One genomic segment of Candidatus Edwardsbacteria bacterium includes these proteins:
- the mutL gene encoding DNA mismatch repair endonuclease MutL — MPIKVLPIDIVNKIAAGEVVERPASVVKELLENSLDAGASAIEVEISHGGLQLIRVSDDGSGMGPEDMRLSLERHATSKITGYDDLLSIASYGFRGEALPSIASVSRLTMLSRPEGAASAWVIECDGGRIASQKESAGNRGATVTVEELFANVPARRKFLKAEMTEARKAADEVVSQALANPKVSFRLVIDGKMSFDYPAGPLEQRLEDILTAEVFHSMLPIDFGQRPLVVKGFALSPEKLLARRRDQYLFVNGRRVSDRLAGSAIYRGYGPSLLGRHPSYVIFLEISPRQVDINVHPAKREVRFRDDGLVFNTVRSAIHRAMFQEQGAPDNLSPGSLGGFFGTDDRQYHGKEGLTPEDKKAVYQLYGSEEPKAIGELFGVAEPRSENVSLVSYWQAHNRYIFAGIKNGIIMVDQHAAHERILFEELLKSRERRLSQQLLFPVSMELNPSQKIAFEQFQDIFSSFGFDIKQFSGNTIVIEGLPAAAGDRVEGEELIRNILSDLCQNPAVSLEPAEKLAMSFACHAAVKAGQPLSQEEMNRLIDRLFATSSPYLDPHGRPAVIRLTLDDLERRFGRI; from the coding sequence ATGCCCATAAAAGTATTACCCATAGACATAGTCAACAAGATCGCCGCCGGGGAGGTGGTGGAACGTCCGGCATCGGTGGTCAAAGAGCTGCTGGAGAACAGCCTGGATGCCGGGGCCTCGGCCATCGAAGTGGAGATCAGCCATGGCGGGCTGCAGCTGATCAGGGTTTCCGACGACGGCAGCGGGATGGGTCCCGAGGATATGCGCCTGAGCCTGGAGCGCCACGCCACCAGCAAGATCACCGGCTATGATGATCTGTTGTCCATCGCCAGTTACGGGTTCCGGGGCGAGGCCCTGCCCAGCATCGCCTCGGTCTCCCGGCTGACAATGTTATCCCGTCCGGAGGGGGCAGCTTCAGCCTGGGTGATAGAATGCGACGGCGGGCGCATTGCCTCCCAAAAGGAGAGCGCCGGAAATAGGGGCGCCACGGTAACGGTGGAGGAGTTGTTTGCCAATGTTCCTGCCCGGAGAAAATTCCTCAAAGCGGAGATGACCGAGGCCCGCAAGGCGGCCGATGAGGTGGTCAGCCAGGCCCTGGCCAATCCCAAGGTTTCCTTCCGGCTGGTGATAGACGGAAAGATGAGTTTCGATTATCCCGCTGGACCGCTGGAACAGCGGCTGGAGGATATCCTGACGGCAGAGGTTTTTCACAGCATGCTGCCCATAGATTTTGGTCAAAGGCCCTTGGTCGTCAAAGGATTTGCTTTAAGTCCGGAGAAACTGCTGGCCCGGCGCCGGGACCAGTATCTGTTCGTGAACGGCCGGCGGGTGTCCGATCGACTGGCGGGATCGGCCATCTACCGGGGTTACGGCCCCAGCCTGCTGGGCCGCCATCCGTCCTATGTGATCTTTCTGGAGATCTCGCCCCGGCAGGTGGATATCAATGTCCATCCGGCCAAGCGCGAGGTGCGGTTTCGCGACGACGGACTGGTGTTCAACACCGTTCGTTCCGCCATCCACCGGGCGATGTTCCAGGAGCAGGGCGCTCCGGATAATTTATCGCCAGGCAGCTTGGGCGGTTTCTTTGGAACTGATGATCGGCAGTATCACGGCAAAGAGGGCCTGACCCCGGAAGATAAAAAAGCCGTATACCAATTGTACGGATCGGAGGAGCCGAAAGCTATCGGCGAACTCTTCGGCGTCGCCGAGCCTCGATCCGAAAATGTTTCCTTAGTCAGCTACTGGCAGGCCCATAACCGGTACATCTTTGCCGGGATCAAGAACGGCATCATAATGGTGGACCAGCATGCCGCCCATGAACGGATACTTTTTGAAGAACTTTTAAAATCCCGGGAGAGAAGGCTATCCCAGCAGTTGCTTTTCCCGGTTTCGATGGAGTTGAATCCCTCGCAGAAGATAGCCTTTGAGCAGTTTCAGGATATCTTTTCTTCATTCGGATTCGACATTAAACAATTCAGCGGGAACACCATAGTCATCGAGGGCCTGCCGGCAGCGGCCGGCGACCGGGTGGAGGGAGAGGAACTGATCAGGAACATTCTGTCCGACCTCTGCCAGAATCCGGCTGTTTCGCTGGAGCCGGCCGAGAAGCTGGCCATGTCCTTTGCCTGTCATGCTGCCGTCAAGGCCGGCCAGCCGCTTTCCCAGGAGGAGATGAACCGGCTGATAGACCGACTGTTTGCCACCAGTTCGCCCTATCTCGATCCCCACGGGCGCCCGGCGGTGATCAGGCTGACCCTGGACGACCTGGAGCGGAGATTCGGCCGGATATGA